AACATCGATCTCGGCGACGGCAAGACGCAGGGATTTTCCGAGATCAGCGGGCTGGAGAGCGAGACCAAGGCGATCGAATATCGCCACGGCGACAGCGCGGTATTCGCGCCGATCAAGATGCCGGGGCTGCGCAGCGTCGGCAACGTCACGCTCAAGAAAGGCGTGTTCACCAAGGACTCGATCTTCTGGACCTGGTTCAACGAGACCCAGCTCAACGTCATCAAGCGCCGCACGGTGATCATCAACCTGCTCAACGAAAAGGCGTCGCCGATGATGACCTGGACGCTGACCAACGCCTTCCCGGTCAAGATGCAGGCGACCGACATGAAGTCCGACGCCAGCGAAGTCGCGATCGAGACGCTCGAGCTCGCCTATGAGACGCTGGCGGTAAAGGCTGCCTGATGCCGGCTGCCGGTGCCCCTGCCGCCGATCCCCGCGAGCGTCCGCTCCGCACCGACAGCGTCTATGTGCCGCCGCCGGTGTTCGCTTTCCGCGTCGATATCGACGGCGCGGAAAGCGACACCAGCTTCCAGGAAGTGTCGGGTCTGGAGGTCCAGTTCGAGAGCGAGGACGTGGTCGAGGGCGGGCAGAACCGCTTCGTCCACCGGCTGCCGACGCGCACCAAATATTCGAACCTGCTGCTCAAGCGCGGCGTGGTGACGCAGGCGTCGGCGTTCGGCGGCTGGGTGTCGCGTGCGCTTTCGGGAGGACTGGTGCGGCAGGGATCGGCCAAGACGATCAACGTCAAGCTGCTCAACGAGAAGCGCCAGCCGCTGGTGGTGTGGAACGTGTTCGGCGCCTACCCGCTGCGCTGGGAGCATTCGCAGCTCAACGCGATGGGCAATGACGTGCTGATCGAGACGGTAGAGCTCAGCTACCAGTTCTTCCAGCGCCAGAACTTCCCGCAGGCCGCGTGATGCCATTGGAGATCCGCCAGATCGCCATCCAGATGCGTGTAGCCGAGGATCCCGGCGAGCAGGAGGAAGCGGAAAGCGGCCCGCGCTCGGTGATGGGCCTCGTCGATTGCGACTGCGACGAAGGCGACGAGGAGGAAAAGCAGACCGCGCTGGTCGAGCGCTGCGTCGAGGCGGTGCTCGCCGAACTCGCCCGCCGCGAGGCGTGGTGACATGGGCGGCAAGGGCGGCCTCGACAAGCTGACGATCACCGGCTTCGCCGATCCGGGGTTCAACAGCCAGGCCAAGACCCGGCCCAATCCTCTGAAGGTGATGATCAACCCAAATCAATATTCGCAGGCGATGGGGGTCTGCTACACCAAGCAGCAGGGCGCGGGCGGCACCGGCAAGAAAGTGGTGTTCAACCGCGACAAGGGCGAGGCGCTGGAGCTCGCCCTTGTGTTCGACGGCACCGGCACCGTTCCTGATGCGCCGACCAAGTCTGTCGATGACCAGCTCGCCGACCTGCGCCGGCTGATCTACGAGATCAACGGCGAGATCCATTCGCCCAATTACGTCCAGCTCGCCTGGGGCAGCCTGTTGTTCAAGGGCCGGCTCAAGACGATGGGGATCGATTACACGCTATTCGCGCCCGACGGCACCGCGCTGCGCGCCAAGGTGAAAGCCACCTTTCTCGGCTATCACGACAATACCGACGGGCGCGCGGCGCAGAAGCTGAGCTCGCCCGACATGACGCATGTCGTCACCGTGCTCGCGGGGGATACGCTGCCCCTGCTCTGCCACCGCATCTATGGCGACAGCCGCTATTATCTCGCGGTCGCCGATCACAACGGGCTCGACGACTTCCGCACGCTCGAGCCGGGCCACGCGCTGCTGTTCCCGCCGATCGCGCAGGCCGGGCGATGAACGCCGTCTCGCCCGCTTCGAAGACCGGTTTGCCGGTCAAGCTGGCGCTCACCGCGGACGGCGAGACGATCGACACCGACCAGATCGCTTCGGTCGAGATCTGGTGGGAAGCCAATCGCATCCCGCGCGCGCGGATCGTGATCTACGACGGCCAGCCGGATACCGAGAGCTTTCCGTTCAGCGATGCCGAGACCTTCGTTCCCGGGGCGAAGATCGTGCTTTCCGCGGGCTATGGGTCGGATCTCGCGGTGATCCACAAGGGCGTGGTGGTCCGCCACGGACTGCGCATCGTCCCCGGCGCCTCGGCCCAGCTGGTAGTCGACACCAGCGATCCGCTGCTCAAGATGACCCTCGCCCGCCACAGCGCCGTCACCGAACAGGCGACCGATGCCGCGCTGATCTCGGCCCTGGTCTCGGCCAATGATGGAAGCATGGGCAGCAACGCCGCGGCGACCATGCAGGTCGAGGCGATGGTCCAGGCGCATGCTTCGGACTGGGACCTGATGCTGCTGCGCGCCGAGGCGAGCGGCTGCGTGGTGACGATCGACGACAGCAAGGTCGATGTGCTCTCCCCCACCGCAACGACGACCCCGGTGCTCACGCTCGAATATGGCGATTCGATCCTCGCCTTCGAGGCTCAGATCGACGCGGTGTCACAGCTCGGCGACAGCGCGGTCAACAGCCGCGCGTGGAGCTATGCCGACCAGGCCGTGACCGAGGCGACACCCGCCGGCACCACCGACATCACCGCCCCGGGTAACATCGAGGCCGCGGCCCTCGCCGACGTTCTCGGCGTCGCCGCTTATGTCCAGCAGACCGCCGCGTCGCGATCGGAGGACGAGCTCGGCAAATGGTCCGCCGCCGCGCTGATGCGAGCCAAGCTCTCGCAATTTACCGGGACGGTGAAGTTCCAGGGGAGTGCGCTGGCAAAGCCCGGAAAGATGGTCACGCTGGCCGGGCTGGGCGAGCGGTTCAACGGCGATGCGTTCGTCAGCGGGGTCCGGCATCTGATCCGCGGCGGCGACTGGCATAGCATTGCCGATCTGGGGATGCCTGCCGAGCGCTTTGCCAGCCGGGACGGCCGGATCGTCGATCCCCCCGCCGCCGGGCTCGCGCCGCCGCTACGCGGGCTGCATATCGGGCAGGTCAAGGCCATCGCCGAGGATCCGAACGGCGATTTCCGGGTGCAGGTCACCTTGCCGCTCACCGATGCCGACAACGCGATCTGGGCACGGCTTGCGCAGCCTTTTGCTTCCAATGGGTTCGGTTGGGCGTTTTTTCCGGAGATCGGCGACGAAGTCGTGCTCGGCTTCATGAATGAGGATCCGGCGAGCGCGGTGATCCTTGCCAGCGTCTATTCGAACCAGCGCGCGCCGACTCATGCGCCCGAAAAGACCAACGACATCAAGGCGCTGGTCACCCGAT
This genomic stretch from Sphingomonas sp. LM7 harbors:
- a CDS encoding phage tail protein — protein: MADGSAQDDVWPLPKFYFNIDLGDGKTQGFSEISGLESETKAIEYRHGDSAVFAPIKMPGLRSVGNVTLKKGVFTKDSIFWTWFNETQLNVIKRRTVIINLLNEKASPMMTWTLTNAFPVKMQATDMKSDASEVAIETLELAYETLAVKAA
- a CDS encoding phage tail protein, which translates into the protein MPAAGAPAADPRERPLRTDSVYVPPPVFAFRVDIDGAESDTSFQEVSGLEVQFESEDVVEGGQNRFVHRLPTRTKYSNLLLKRGVVTQASAFGGWVSRALSGGLVRQGSAKTINVKLLNEKRQPLVVWNVFGAYPLRWEHSQLNAMGNDVLIETVELSYQFFQRQNFPQAA
- a CDS encoding DUF5908 family protein: MPLEIRQIAIQMRVAEDPGEQEEAESGPRSVMGLVDCDCDEGDEEEKQTALVERCVEAVLAELARREAW
- a CDS encoding phage baseplate assembly protein V; translation: MNAVSPASKTGLPVKLALTADGETIDTDQIASVEIWWEANRIPRARIVIYDGQPDTESFPFSDAETFVPGAKIVLSAGYGSDLAVIHKGVVVRHGLRIVPGASAQLVVDTSDPLLKMTLARHSAVTEQATDAALISALVSANDGSMGSNAAATMQVEAMVQAHASDWDLMLLRAEASGCVVTIDDSKVDVLSPTATTTPVLTLEYGDSILAFEAQIDAVSQLGDSAVNSRAWSYADQAVTEATPAGTTDITAPGNIEAAALADVLGVAAYVQQTAASRSEDELGKWSAAALMRAKLSQFTGTVKFQGSALAKPGKMVTLAGLGERFNGDAFVSGVRHLIRGGDWHSIADLGMPAERFASRDGRIVDPPAAGLAPPLRGLHIGQVKAIAEDPNGDFRVQVTLPLTDADNAIWARLAQPFASNGFGWAFFPEIGDEVVLGFMNEDPASAVILASVYSNQRAPTHAPEKTNDIKALVTRSKMEVNFNDKDVILKISTPGGRYVELDDKSGTVTVTDPNANKLVMKSDAVELVSAANMTIKSAANMTIDCGANLEIKAAAKCDVSAVQINATGSAQLALASNGMGSLKAAAILEVNGALVKIN